One segment of Panicum virgatum strain AP13 chromosome 1K, P.virgatum_v5, whole genome shotgun sequence DNA contains the following:
- the LOC120652037 gene encoding phosphoribosylformylglycinamidine cyclo-ligase, chloroplastic/mitochondrial-like: MPSLPRKVIKGVVDGCQQSDCTLVRGETAEIPGLHAEGEYDLCGSAVGVVKKDKVIDGKNIVEGDILIGLPSSGFHSNGFSLATRVLEKSGLSLSDQLPINDGMTSTSIGEALMAPTAIYVKQVLEIIGNGGVKGLAHITDGGLNENIPRVLPSGLGAKIITGSWEVPPVFKWLQQVGNIDDAEMWRTFNMGIGMVLVVSAESADRIIQDTHGSNPAYRIGEVIQGKGVHYA; this comes from the exons GTTATAAAGGGGGTTGTGGACGGCTGTCAGCAATCTGATTGCACTCTTGTACGAGGGGAG ACAGCAGAAATACCAGGTCTCCATGCGGAAGGTGAATATGATCTATGTGGTTCTGCTGTTGGTGTTGTGAAGAAGGATAAGGTCATTGACGGAAAAAACATAGTTGAGGGTGATATTCTTATAGGTCTTCCTTCCAGTGGGTTTCATTCTAATGGATTCTCGCTCGCGACAAG AGTACTGGAGAAAAGCGGACTTTCCTTGAGTGACCAACTCCCAATAAATGATGGCATGACAAGTACTAGTATTGGTGAAGCTCTCATGGCACCAACTGCCATCTATGTTAAGCAG GTGCTTGAGATTATTGGCAATGGTGGTGTAAAAGGACTAGCCCACATTACTGATGGTGGACTTAATGAAAATATCCCTAGAGTACTTCCCTCTGGACTCGGGGCGAAGATTATTACTGGATCATGGGAAGTGCCACCTGTCTTCAAGTGGCTTCAACAG GTTGGAAACATTGATGATGCAGAAATGTGGCGAACATTCAATATGGGCATTGGAATGGTTCTCGTGGTGAGCGCAGAATCAGCAGACAGAATTATCCAAGACACGCATGGATCGAATCCTGCTTATCGCATTGGAGAGGTGATCCAGGGCAAGGGAGTACACTATGCCTGA
- the LOC120674290 gene encoding proteasome subunit beta type-3-like yields the protein MSIFEYNGSAVVAMVGKNCFAIASDRRLGVQLQTIATDFQRVFKVHDKLYIGLSGLATDAQTLYQRLVFRHKLYQLREERDMKPETFASLVSAILYEKRFGPYFCQPVIAGLGDNNEPFICTMDCLGAKELAKDFVVSGTSSESLYGACESMYKPNMEPEELFETVSQALMASVDRDCLAGWGGYVLIVTPTEVQERVVKGRMD from the exons ATGTCG ATCTTCGAGTACAACGGGAGCGCCGTGGTGGCGATGGTGGGGAAGAACTGCTTCGCGATCGCCAGCGACCGCCGGCTCGGCGTGCAGCTGCAGACGATCGCCACCGACTTCCAGAGGGTGTTCAAGGTCCACGACAAGCTCTACATCGGCCTCTCGGGGCTCGCCACCGACGCCCAGACGCT GTATCAGCGGCTGGTGTTCAGGCACAAGCTCTACCAgctgagagaggagagggacaTGAAGCCTGAAACCTTTGCGAGCCTTGTTTCGGCCATCCTCTACGAGAAAAG GTTTGGGCCGTACTTCTGTCAACCAGTTATTGCTGGCCTAGGAGATAACAATGAGCCATTTATATGTACCATGGACTGCCTTGGTGCCAA GGAACTTGCAAAAGATTTTGTGGTATCTGGTACTTCTTCAGAGTCACTTTATGGTGCTTGTGAGTCCATGTATAAGCCAAACATG GAACCTGAAGAACTGTTTGAGACAGTCTCACAAGCATTGATGGCTTCTGTTGATCGCGATTGCCTTGCTGGCTGGGGAGGTTATGTTCTCATTGT CACACCCACTGAAGTGCAGGAGAGGGTGGTGAAGGGAAGGATGGACTGA